From Chromohalobacter canadensis, one genomic window encodes:
- a CDS encoding MFS transporter, translating into MPIVWIALAELFGTALWFTPNAVIGDLEREWMLAAHDLGWLTGAVQVGFLLGTLTIGLSGIADRRDASRLFATCCLLGALSNAALPWAGGLWPAVALRLITGMALAGIYPVGMKLMVGWEPQRAGLGLAWLVGMLVVGTALPHLLAGLSFGGSWRGALWSASLLALVAGAMIWRLGEAPSVSKTSRETPRWAGPSAFRIAGFRRAASAYFGHMWELYTLWALIPLLLATALPALTQTQLAFGSFALIAIGGPGCWLGGWLSLRLGSRRIAQLGLSGSAVCCLLYPWLGGMSGLWVALFLALWSLLAVIDSPHFSALSARACPASLVGSALTLQNAIGFAISAGSLAWLLPAWSSLGPWVAWLMLPGPLLGLWALALPRKDFARS; encoded by the coding sequence ATGCCCATCGTCTGGATCGCCCTGGCCGAACTGTTCGGCACTGCATTGTGGTTCACCCCCAATGCGGTGATTGGTGACCTGGAACGTGAATGGATGCTCGCCGCCCATGACCTGGGATGGCTGACCGGTGCCGTCCAGGTCGGCTTTCTCCTGGGCACATTGACGATCGGCCTGAGCGGCATTGCCGACCGCCGCGACGCAAGCCGCCTGTTCGCCACCTGCTGTCTGCTCGGCGCCCTCAGCAATGCCGCGCTGCCCTGGGCCGGCGGTCTGTGGCCGGCAGTGGCGCTACGTCTGATCACCGGCATGGCGCTGGCCGGCATCTACCCGGTGGGCATGAAGCTCATGGTCGGCTGGGAACCGCAACGTGCAGGACTCGGGCTGGCGTGGCTGGTCGGCATGCTGGTCGTCGGTACGGCACTGCCGCATTTGCTGGCCGGCCTCTCGTTCGGCGGCAGTTGGCGCGGTGCGCTATGGAGCGCCTCACTGCTGGCGCTTGTCGCAGGAGCCATGATCTGGCGTCTCGGCGAGGCACCAAGCGTGAGCAAGACCTCTCGGGAGACACCCCGCTGGGCGGGACCCAGCGCCTTTCGCATCGCCGGTTTCCGGCGCGCGGCAAGTGCTTACTTCGGTCACATGTGGGAGCTGTATACCCTGTGGGCCTTGATACCGCTATTGCTGGCCACGGCGCTCCCCGCCCTGACACAGACACAACTGGCCTTCGGCAGCTTCGCGTTGATCGCCATCGGGGGGCCCGGCTGCTGGCTGGGCGGCTGGTTGAGCCTGCGCCTGGGCAGTCGTCGCATTGCTCAACTGGGGTTGAGCGGTTCAGCCGTCTGCTGTCTATTGTACCCTTGGCTTGGCGGCATGTCGGGGCTCTGGGTCGCCCTGTTTCTGGCGCTCTGGAGCCTACTCGCGGTCATCGATTCCCCGCATTTCTCGGCGCTGTCGGCACGTGCCTGTCCGGCGTCGCTGGTCGGTAGCGCCTTGACCCTGCAAAACGCCATCGGCTTTGCGATATCGGCGGGCTCCCTGGCGTGGCTGCTGCCCGCCTGGTCATCGCTCGGCCCGTGGGTCGCCTGGTTGATGCTGCCCGGTCCGCTGCTAGGCCTGTGGGCATTGGCGTTGCCCCGAAAGGACTTCGCGCGCTCCTGA
- a CDS encoding YajG family lipoprotein, with translation MTPLLMTGCAQSPQILQVKPDIGTALPQTGNGQEIALSVVDGRRSDVLGTRSGSPASTSTIRVPAHDVIPKLQTQAEQALRRMGFSPVEDGSTNATLTLTLADLSYGPVEADAPLLDAAQLQAVLRAQVANDGGTYTGTYTAKRKQSFAIKPDWDSNNRMVSDLLSNALRRTFSDPELSRQLKD, from the coding sequence ATGACGCCACTACTCATGACCGGCTGCGCCCAGAGCCCTCAGATTCTTCAGGTCAAGCCCGATATCGGGACGGCGCTTCCTCAAACGGGAAACGGGCAGGAAATTGCCCTCAGCGTGGTCGATGGACGTCGCAGCGACGTGCTGGGCACGCGCTCCGGCTCACCGGCGTCGACATCGACGATTCGTGTCCCCGCGCATGACGTCATCCCCAAGCTACAGACGCAGGCGGAACAGGCATTGCGTCGCATGGGCTTCTCGCCCGTCGAAGACGGTAGCACCAATGCGACGTTGACGTTGACACTCGCCGATCTCAGTTACGGCCCCGTCGAGGCCGATGCACCGCTACTCGACGCCGCGCAGCTACAGGCAGTGCTGCGTGCCCAGGTCGCCAACGACGGCGGTACCTATACCGGCACCTATACGGCCAAGCGCAAGCAGAGCTTCGCCATCAAGCCCGACTGGGACTCCAACAACCGCATGGTCAGCGACCTGTTGAGCAACGCCTTGAGACGCACCTTCAGCGACCCCGAACTTTCCCGCCAGCTCAAGGACTGA
- the tmpT gene encoding thiopurine S-methyltransferase, translated as MATDEWLERWEEGRIGFHRSVPHDALIRHWPSLGAQPGGKVLVPLCGKSLDMRWLAEQGHPVLGLELSSLAIEQFMAESEAPISRYTQDAFSCCRQGSIELWCGDFFHFHTAQAEELAAFYDRASLIALPEATRQRYAFHLAQLMLPGARGLLISLMDTHSPESGPPYSVADDEVERLFAANFELTHLETRPPDDTGKQESVWSLIRRGPRLA; from the coding sequence ATGGCGACGGATGAGTGGCTGGAGCGCTGGGAAGAGGGTCGGATCGGGTTCCATCGATCCGTGCCGCATGACGCCTTGATACGCCACTGGCCGTCACTCGGGGCTCAGCCCGGCGGCAAGGTGCTGGTGCCCCTGTGTGGCAAGAGCCTGGATATGCGTTGGCTGGCCGAGCAGGGGCATCCCGTGCTTGGCCTGGAACTCTCGTCGCTGGCCATCGAGCAATTCATGGCCGAAAGTGAGGCGCCGATCTCACGCTACACGCAAGATGCGTTTTCGTGCTGTCGTCAGGGCAGCATCGAGCTCTGGTGTGGCGATTTCTTTCATTTCCATACCGCGCAGGCCGAGGAGTTGGCGGCGTTCTACGATCGCGCGTCGCTGATCGCCTTGCCCGAGGCCACGCGGCAACGCTATGCCTTTCACTTGGCGCAATTAATGTTGCCTGGTGCGAGAGGCTTGTTGATCAGCTTGATGGATACGCACTCGCCCGAGAGCGGCCCCCCGTATTCGGTGGCCGATGACGAAGTGGAGCGTTTGTTCGCGGCGAATTTCGAGCTGACGCACCTGGAAACGCGGCCACCGGATGACACCGGCAAGCAGGAAAGCGTGTGGTCGCTGATACGGCGTGGGCCGCGACTGGCATGA
- a CDS encoding TIGR04211 family SH3 domain-containing protein — MSRIKPLMLSLVLGACAFNAHAQDDGQYWVSDKLPTYVRSGPTEGYRIVGTLESGDPVTLLERQGDYSRVRGDDGDAVWIPSRYLQDSPSASSRLPELQARVDELTSQLDGINEEWEQRVEGMTTKLDNRAERIEELESRNAELDRAYSDAEETTRELKARLDTQEQDLLMRYFTYGAAVAGAGLLVGLIVPHLPRRRKRRSGWF; from the coding sequence ATGTCTAGAATCAAACCTCTGATGCTGAGCTTGGTCCTCGGGGCCTGCGCTTTTAACGCTCATGCGCAAGACGATGGGCAGTACTGGGTCTCAGACAAGTTACCGACCTATGTGCGTAGCGGCCCCACCGAGGGCTACCGTATCGTCGGCACACTCGAGAGCGGCGATCCCGTGACGCTACTCGAGCGCCAGGGTGACTACAGCCGCGTCCGTGGTGACGATGGCGATGCCGTCTGGATTCCCAGCCGTTACCTGCAGGACTCGCCGAGTGCGAGCTCGCGCTTGCCCGAGTTGCAAGCGCGTGTGGATGAATTGACCTCGCAGCTCGACGGTATCAATGAAGAATGGGAGCAGCGCGTGGAGGGCATGACCACGAAGCTGGACAATAGAGCCGAGCGTATCGAAGAGTTGGAATCGCGTAACGCCGAATTGGATAGGGCTTACAGTGATGCCGAAGAAACCACGCGCGAGCTCAAGGCGCGGCTCGATACGCAGGAACAAGATCTTTTGATGCGTTATTTCACCTACGGTGCCGCCGTGGCCGGGGCCGGCTTGCTGGTGGGCTTGATCGTGCCGCACCTCCCGCGTCGGCGTAAGCGCCGTAGTGGATGGTTTTAA
- the miaB gene encoding tRNA (N6-isopentenyl adenosine(37)-C2)-methylthiotransferase MiaB: MAKKLFIKTHGCQMNEYDSARMADLLGESHALELTDDEREADVILLNTCSIREKAQEKVFHQLGRWKKLKAANPDLVIGVGGCVASQEGGNIQKRAPHVDMVFGPQTMHRLPTMLDSSQGAETISMVDVTFPEIEKFDHLPKPTADGATAFVSIMEGCSKYCTFCVVPYTRGEEVSRPFEPVMEEVIHLADQGVREINLLGQNVNAYRGENQLGDEIDLAELISCVAAVEGIDRIRFTTSHPVEFSDSLIEAYGEIPELVSHLHLPVQAGSDRILAAMKRGHTVEEYVDKLERIRALRPDISFSSDFIIGFPGETEEDFMNTMDLIQRIGYDASFSFVYSPRPGTPAANLEDETPEATKKQRLAILQERLNQQTMQISRRMVGHTERILVTGFSPKDPGQLSGRTENNRVVNFRAPNPTELIGYFVDVEITEALPNSLRGDLASPARY; encoded by the coding sequence ATGGCGAAGAAACTCTTCATCAAGACCCACGGCTGCCAGATGAACGAGTATGACTCCGCGCGCATGGCGGATCTACTCGGCGAATCGCATGCACTCGAGCTGACCGACGACGAGCGGGAGGCCGATGTCATCCTGCTCAACACCTGCTCGATCCGTGAGAAGGCCCAGGAGAAGGTCTTCCACCAGCTCGGGCGCTGGAAGAAGCTCAAGGCCGCCAACCCCGATCTCGTGATCGGCGTCGGGGGCTGCGTGGCCAGTCAGGAAGGCGGCAATATCCAGAAGCGTGCGCCGCATGTGGACATGGTCTTCGGGCCGCAGACCATGCACCGGCTGCCGACCATGCTCGACTCGAGCCAAGGGGCGGAGACCATCTCCATGGTCGATGTCACCTTCCCTGAGATCGAGAAATTCGACCACCTGCCCAAGCCCACGGCAGATGGCGCCACCGCGTTCGTCTCGATCATGGAAGGCTGCTCGAAGTACTGCACCTTCTGCGTGGTGCCCTACACCCGTGGTGAAGAGGTTTCGCGGCCCTTCGAGCCGGTGATGGAGGAAGTCATTCACCTCGCCGATCAAGGCGTGCGCGAGATCAACTTGCTGGGCCAGAACGTCAACGCCTATCGCGGCGAGAACCAGTTGGGCGATGAAATCGACCTCGCTGAGCTGATCAGCTGTGTCGCCGCCGTGGAAGGCATCGACCGTATCCGCTTCACCACCTCGCACCCGGTGGAGTTCTCCGACAGCCTGATCGAGGCCTACGGCGAGATTCCGGAGCTGGTCAGCCATCTTCACCTGCCCGTGCAGGCCGGCTCGGATCGTATCCTGGCGGCCATGAAGCGCGGTCATACCGTCGAGGAATACGTCGACAAGCTGGAGCGCATTCGCGCGCTGCGTCCGGACATCAGTTTCTCCTCGGACTTCATCATCGGCTTCCCCGGCGAGACCGAAGAAGACTTCATGAACACCATGGACCTGATCCAGCGCATCGGTTACGACGCTTCGTTCAGTTTCGTCTATTCCCCGCGCCCGGGCACCCCGGCCGCGAATCTGGAAGACGAAACGCCGGAAGCGACCAAGAAACAGCGTCTGGCGATCCTGCAGGAACGCCTCAACCAGCAAACCATGCAGATCTCGCGGCGCATGGTCGGCCATACCGAGCGCATCCTGGTCACCGGCTTCTCGCCCAAGGATCCCGGCCAGCTCTCCGGTCGCACCGAGAACAACCGAGTCGTCAACTTCCGTGCGCCCAACCCGACCGAGCTCATCGGTTACTTCGTCGATGTCGAGATCACCGAGGCGCTTCCCAACTCGCTGCGTGGCGATTTGGCCTCTCCGGCTCGCTACTAA
- a CDS encoding PhoH family protein, protein MSQNTSQAHRILTLTLEPNDPMRLASLCGQQDEHLKLVESRLGVTLRNRGNTFQLAGPGPHVKAAANVVEHLYRETEANELTPDTVHLFLQESGLESLEEDEETLDEGGVLIRTPRALIKPRGHNQQTYVTSIHDHDINFGVGPAGTGKTYLAVAAAVEALNQQQVRRILLVRPAVEAGERLGFLPGDLAQKIDPYLRPLYDALYEMLGFEQVNKLIERQVIEVAPLAYMRGRTLNNAFIILDESQNTTREQMKMFLTRIGFGSTAVITGDITQVDLPRGNQSGLIQVLDVLKGTAGIGVTHFVAKDVVRHPLVQRIIEAYDAFESAEEEQERARQERRAQAKRDKDDTRRDNDEPADA, encoded by the coding sequence TTGAGCCAGAACACTTCGCAGGCACATCGCATCCTCACGCTGACACTCGAACCCAACGACCCCATGCGCCTGGCAAGCCTATGCGGGCAGCAGGACGAACATCTCAAGCTCGTCGAGTCGCGTCTGGGCGTGACGTTGCGAAATCGCGGCAACACCTTTCAGCTTGCAGGCCCCGGCCCTCACGTCAAAGCGGCCGCCAATGTCGTCGAGCATCTCTACCGCGAGACGGAAGCCAATGAGCTGACACCGGACACCGTGCACCTTTTCCTGCAGGAATCCGGCCTCGAGTCACTGGAAGAAGACGAGGAAACGCTCGACGAGGGCGGCGTGCTCATCCGCACGCCGCGCGCCTTGATCAAGCCACGCGGTCACAATCAGCAGACCTACGTCACCAGTATTCACGATCACGACATCAATTTCGGGGTCGGCCCGGCGGGCACCGGCAAGACCTATCTGGCAGTCGCAGCAGCAGTCGAGGCGCTCAACCAGCAACAGGTGCGGCGGATCCTCCTGGTGCGCCCGGCGGTGGAAGCCGGCGAGCGCCTGGGCTTCCTCCCCGGCGATCTGGCTCAGAAGATCGACCCTTACCTGCGCCCGCTCTACGACGCGCTCTACGAGATGCTAGGTTTCGAACAGGTCAACAAGCTGATCGAGCGGCAAGTGATCGAGGTCGCCCCGCTGGCCTACATGCGCGGACGCACGCTCAACAATGCCTTCATCATTCTCGATGAGAGCCAGAACACCACACGCGAACAGATGAAGATGTTCCTGACGCGTATTGGCTTCGGCTCCACCGCCGTGATCACCGGCGATATCACCCAGGTCGACCTGCCACGCGGCAATCAATCGGGGCTGATTCAAGTTCTCGATGTGCTCAAGGGCACCGCCGGGATCGGCGTGACGCATTTCGTGGCCAAGGACGTGGTCCGCCACCCATTGGTCCAGCGTATCATCGAAGCCTACGATGCCTTCGAAAGCGCCGAGGAAGAGCAGGAGCGCGCCCGCCAAGAACGGCGTGCACAGGCCAAGCGCGATAAAGACGATACGCGCCGCGACAACGACGAGCCGGCAGACGCATGA